Proteins co-encoded in one Coriobacterium glomerans PW2 genomic window:
- the cas6e gene encoding type I-E CRISPR-associated protein Cas6/Cse3/CasE: MYISKVPLNMARPDTIRFISSPYKVHAAVEQSFSPLAKRAGDDCRILWRLDSMPKAIKTLWLYVVSPDKPDFTHVVEQAGWTDSKRWQTKSYLPLLDSLEQGQVWSFRIKANPVRKVFKDQGQSPREGIVGTVQGHVTAEQQKRWMLSRTAAHGFSVRQSQNGEPALIVSQSTKESFSRGQSTVTLATAFFDGLLEITDVVEFRKVLCSGIGRAKSFGCGLLTIVKPAV, translated from the coding sequence ATGTACATATCTAAAGTGCCACTAAATATGGCTAGACCGGATACGATACGGTTCATCAGCTCCCCGTACAAGGTGCATGCGGCCGTCGAGCAATCGTTCTCGCCGCTCGCCAAACGAGCAGGCGATGACTGTCGTATTTTGTGGAGGCTCGACTCCATGCCGAAGGCGATCAAGACGCTTTGGTTGTACGTCGTCAGCCCCGATAAGCCCGATTTTACACATGTTGTTGAGCAGGCAGGCTGGACGGATTCGAAACGCTGGCAGACGAAAAGCTACCTCCCGCTGCTCGACTCGCTGGAGCAGGGGCAGGTATGGAGCTTTCGCATAAAGGCGAATCCGGTGCGAAAGGTTTTCAAGGATCAAGGACAGAGCCCCAGAGAGGGTATCGTCGGAACCGTTCAAGGGCATGTGACTGCTGAGCAGCAGAAGCGCTGGATGCTTTCCCGAACTGCAGCCCATGGCTTCAGTGTCCGGCAAAGTCAGAACGGCGAACCTGCCCTTATCGTGTCGCAGAGCACAAAAGAGAGCTTTTCTCGCGGACAAAGCACGGTCACGTTGGCAACCGCCTTTTTTGACGGGCTTCTCGAGATCACAGATGTCGTGGAATTTCGAAAGGTGCTCTGCTCGGGAATCGGCCGTGCGAAAAGCTTCGGATGTGGGTTGCTCACGATCGTGAAGCCTGCCGTATAG
- the cas1e gene encoding type I-E CRISPR-associated endonuclease Cas1e: MGAPPPNLSDLSRVEDRISFLYFEHCAINRESNAITVADDEGTIHVPSASLNVMLLGPGTTVTHRAMTAIGENGATVLWVGERGVRMYASGKPLTHSSALLQRQAKLVSNTHARLNVARRMYQMRFPQEDVSHFTMQQLRGREGIRIRRVYRTWSEKTKVIWDKRTYNPEDFEDASPINQALSAAHFCLYGIAHAVIIALGVSPGLGFVHTGHEKSFVYDVADLYKAELSIPVAFATVAESPEDVGSATRRNFRDAVYDLALMKRMVRDIKALLSVDGSDSCEKMDDHVGLWDGAKGEVAAGRSYGDEEMIEVQE; encoded by the coding sequence ATGGGAGCGCCTCCTCCCAATCTCTCTGACCTGTCTCGCGTGGAAGACAGAATCTCGTTTCTCTATTTCGAGCACTGTGCTATCAACAGGGAAAGCAATGCCATAACCGTGGCCGACGACGAAGGGACCATTCATGTGCCGTCCGCATCGTTGAATGTGATGCTTTTAGGGCCGGGCACCACGGTGACACACAGGGCTATGACCGCTATTGGTGAAAACGGCGCAACGGTTCTGTGGGTGGGGGAGCGGGGCGTTAGAATGTACGCCTCCGGCAAACCGCTTACTCACTCCTCGGCTTTGCTGCAGCGTCAGGCAAAACTGGTCTCAAACACGCACGCTCGGCTCAATGTTGCTCGCCGGATGTATCAGATGAGGTTTCCCCAAGAGGACGTGAGTCATTTCACCATGCAGCAACTCCGCGGGAGGGAGGGTATCCGGATACGACGCGTGTACAGAACCTGGTCCGAAAAAACGAAGGTCATCTGGGATAAGCGAACTTACAATCCCGAGGACTTTGAAGATGCCTCGCCCATAAATCAGGCATTGTCAGCAGCGCATTTCTGTTTATATGGTATCGCCCATGCTGTGATTATCGCACTGGGAGTCTCTCCCGGGCTGGGGTTTGTTCATACCGGTCATGAAAAATCCTTTGTATATGATGTTGCCGACCTTTATAAGGCAGAGCTGTCGATCCCCGTCGCATTCGCTACAGTGGCCGAATCTCCGGAGGATGTCGGCTCAGCGACACGGAGAAATTTCCGCGACGCGGTTTATGATCTCGCGCTCATGAAGCGTATGGTACGTGATATCAAGGCACTGCTTTCGGTGGATGGATCTGATTCTTGCGAAAAAATGGATGACCACGTCGGTCTTTGGGACGGGGCGAAGGGTGAAGTCGCCGCAGGGCGATCATATGGAGACGAAGAAATGATTGAGGTACAAGAATGA
- the cas2e gene encoding type I-E CRISPR-associated endoribonuclease Cas2e, which yields MTIFVLTRCPIGLRGDLTRWLLEIAPGVFVGCISARVREGIWGRVLAAVKEGRAIMVQAAQNEQHLKFSVHQADWQPFDCDGALLIKKPYGTEDSTLVGPVAKGWSNASKYRKMKKFGNQ from the coding sequence ATGACGATCTTTGTTCTTACACGATGTCCGATCGGGCTTAGGGGAGATCTGACGCGCTGGTTGCTTGAGATTGCTCCTGGTGTATTTGTTGGCTGCATCTCGGCGCGAGTCCGCGAGGGGATTTGGGGGCGCGTTCTTGCTGCCGTGAAGGAGGGTCGTGCAATCATGGTTCAAGCTGCTCAAAATGAACAGCACCTTAAGTTTAGCGTACATCAAGCGGATTGGCAGCCTTTCGATTGCGATGGAGCCCTACTGATAAAAAAGCCCTATGGAACCGAGGATTCAACATTGGTTGGACCAGTTGCAAAAGGATGGAGCAACGCAAGTAAGTATCGAAAAATGAAAAAGTTTGGGAACCAATGA